A window of Camelus ferus isolate YT-003-E chromosome 1, BCGSAC_Cfer_1.0, whole genome shotgun sequence genomic DNA:
GCCAGTTCCCCACCAGCCGCTACAGAGTGAAAGGTCCACTTTGCGCCAAACCGGCACCCACTGCGCCACTTGAAGGGGCGCCCCTGAGGCCACCTTTCCCCCACACTCTCCCCCACACTCTCCCCCACACTCTCAGGGAGATTTGGCtctgtttgctttcatttctgtttgttttttaaaaaggcactgaAGTAGCATATgccttgactttttttcccccaacacaaAACACAGGCATTTGATTAACGACATGCTAGTTCATTATAGACACTGTTAAAAAACCAAATTCAAGGGAGTACATTTGAAGATCAAACTGGCTTTATTCAACGATTCATGAATCAAGCAGCTTCCCATCTAGCAAGCAGACAGGagaggagctgtacaaaatggaaGGATTTTAAAGGCCTAAAGCGGATGGGACAGAAGTCATAGCCAAGAAAGGACTGTTCAGGCTGGATCAGCAAGACAGGGGTCTCTGGGGTAGATTACCTCACCAGTGGCCAGGAAATTCCAGACTGACTGGTTCAAGGTCACATTCCTGGGAGAGACTGAAAGTGTAATTAGAATAAGTACTCAGTCTGGGTTGGCAAACAGAGAGCTTAGCACAAGGGACTCCATCTTGGGACCCTTACTTCTTTTTAACACCAAACCCAAACACCCcatctttactttcttcctttctgcttgCTCTTTCCCACACTAGCCCCCTGAGAATGCTTCTGTCTGCTCACCTGTGTGGGTATGACTCCCCGTAAAATGAGAGATAAGGCTCGATTTGATAATAGACACAAAATACATAACTGctcaaacatgatttttttttttcttgtttctagttggaTGGCAGCTCTCTGCCACCAGCTTGGGGCCCAGGCCCCTCCATCTCGTGACTCCATCATCCCCTGTAGTAGGAGCAAGTCATGGGAGGAGGCATATCCAACACTGAAGGCCTCAGCTCAGAAGGGCACACGCTCTCCAGATGGGCCAGAACTTGGCTCGTGGCTGCCCCTCAATGCAAAGGATGCTGGGAAGTGTGGCCCAGTCCTGAgctaggaaaatagaaaaaaacaccTTTGGAGGATGAACTGGCAGGCTCCCAGGACTGCCCAGAGCACTTATCTCTCTCCACTCGCTCATTAATCGTTCAAACACCCCATCTTGCAGGGGGGTGCTAGCGGTGAGCATAAACATCACCCATGACCTCCATCCAGATCCCCCACACTCCCCTCATCCTATCCTAACCTCAGCTGCCTCCTTTGACTCCTGTCCTGGTATCtattccaagaaaaagaaaaaaagaaagaaacacacacacacacacacacacacacacacactcagggctACTGAGGGTAGTCTAAAAGTTAAAGCTGTCACACCAAACATCAGGCTCTCAGACCAGATGCTGCCTCTTCTTTGTgctgaaatataaaaacaagtctGTGGGACTGGTGATTAACGAAACTATCCAACCAAGAGCAGGGTTAATCCATAAATTAAGTTGGTATCACTCAAGCCCCGTCCCCAGCTGTCTTCTTATTCAGGTAAATGTTTTCTCAACAGACTGTTTCTCCTTTAACCAAGGCGGGGAAATGCACAGCTAAGTCCGAGGACACAGGATGAAAGCCTGGGGGAAGAAACTGCCTGTACAACTTTTAGAAAGCTTCAAAATTATTGACTGAGGAATTTCATATAGTGTTTTATAGGTGTTTCAGAACAGTATCTGTTCCAAATGTCCCTTTGCACTCAGATTCTGGGAGAGTTTTCTTAATGCTTTGCATTAATCATAAAAgccatcagaaagaaaataaccatAAGTCAAAAACGCAAATGTTAAATGATGAGGCAGAAACCAAATCAAATGTGTAAAcacatagaaagagaaagaacatttcccccacacttttttttaaccttggcaTTGAATCAACCATTAGGGTCTAATGCGTGCATACCTACCAATAAAAACCATGattttttaactctgaaatttaACTGACAACTTAAAGAGCTCACTCAGAATACTTACCCCTAAGTATACGGACAGAAGCGAAGGAAGCATTTATTACAAAGGAATGTTTATTACATGCCTGTTCCAGGCAGGTACACATcatgtgtgtggttttgtttaactttataaaacCCTGTGAATTGGCTATCATGATTACCATTTTgtaaatgtggaaactgaagatCTATGAATTCATATAGTGTATTAGTCTACTCAGCCTGCCATAACAgtgtcgactgaaaaaaatgcacacccTAAAATATGAGAATTGTGTTTTATTCGGCGGATTTTCTGAAGATTTCAaacccaggagacagcctctcagataggtCTAGAGGGACTGcttgaagaggtaagggaggagctaGAATATATAGGCTtctttgcaacaaagaccaggtagtcagaacatcaaaagattactgttaattaaagaaaaccagacatctcaagttaagaaATTTAGCCCTTTTATGTGTCTGGGAAGATGCAAGACTCCAGGcacattgaaatcattcctttgctatacaccttagctgtctagggccagtgtccccTTCCTTCTCATCCCGAGTCCCCTCTGGAAGCACCACTGGGGGCGGCTGCAGAGGCCGAGGGCTTCGCGCCGGGCAGTGCATCTTtatccatcctgagttccctcagggctcacagtCTGGCCGTGCTGTCTTGATGGCTGCAACACCCTTTGTTTACTGACGTGTTAGGCAATATTTTCCACTCACAGCAGAATACCAGACACCGGGGGACTTAAACAACAGTGCTTtattttctcacggttctggggGCTGCAAGtttaagatcaaggtgccggcagggctggtttctggtGACCTCTGGAAGGTCTGGAAgacctctctccctgcctttcctctgcGTGCTCACCCCCTgctgtcccttcctcttcttataagaacaccagccCTGTTGAATTaaggctccacccttatgacctcacttCACCTTAATTTCGTCCTTCAAGTCTCCATTTCCAAAAATGTCACATAgtggggttaagacttcaacatatggatttggggggatacagttcagtccataacaggcAGCCTGTCCGAGAGCCCACAATGGCTAAGTGGCAGAACCAAAACTGTCTGAATCtaaacatttctttatccagAGTGCGCTGCCTTTCCCATGCCACAGCATCTCAGATAGAACAGGGAGACATCCCGCTGTAAGGACTGGTTCTGAGGACTTGCTGGCAGGGAGACAGCTTCACAGCAGTAAGCTCTGTCCTGGTGGGAAGGGCAGTGAAGTCCTTACACAAGCTAGAGCTCAGAGCACAGAGGTCCAAGGCAGCCTGCCCAggtgatgcaaaaaaaaaaaaaaaaaaaagcttcatctACTCTGTTAATAGGTACACAAATGGTATTTGTTTTCCTACCATGTCATACACAGTGGGGATTCCATGATCCCCCAAAAGCCAGCATTTCATTccgcttttcttttcttttctccaaaccaCCAGCTAACGTCCTGGAGGGCGACTCCATGGACCAGGATGTTGAGAGCCCTGTGACCATTCACCAGCCAAAGTTGCCTAAGCAGGCCAGGGATGACCTGCCAAGACACATCAGCCGGGACCGGACCAAAAGGAAAATCCAGAGGTACGTGCGGAAAGATGGGAAGTGCAACGTCCACCACGGCAACGTGAGGGAGACCTACCGCTACCTGACCGACATCTTCACCACCTTAGTAGACCTCAAGTGGAGGTTCAACCTGTTGATTTTCGTCATGGTTTACACGGTGACATGGCTCTTTTTTGGGATGATCTGGTGGCTAATTGCGTACATCCGAGGAGATATGGACCACATAGAGGACCCTTCATGGACTCCCTGCGTCACCAACCTCAACGGGTTCGTCTCTGCTTTTTTATTCTCCATAGAGACAGAAACCACCATCGGCTATGGCTACCGGGTCATCACGGACAAGTGCCCGGAGGGAATTATTCTCCTCTTAATCCAGTCTGTGTTGGGGTCCATTGTCAATGCATTCATGGTGGGATGCATGTTTGTAAAAATATCGCAACCCAAGAAGAGGGCAGAGACCCTGGTTTTTTCCACCCATGCAGTGATCTCCATGCGGGATGGGAAACTATGCCTGATGTTCCGAGTTGGGGATCTGAGGAATTCCCACATCGTGGAGGCTTCCATCAGAGCCAAGTTGATCAAATCCAAACAGACCTCCGAGGGGGAGTTCATACCCTTGAATCAGACAGATATCAACGTAGGGTATTACACTGGGGATGACCGTCTGTTTCTGGTGTCACCACTCATCATCAGCCATGAAATTAACCAACAGAGTCCTTTCTGGGAGATCTCCAAAGCCCAGCTGCCCAAAGAGGAACTGGAAATTGTGGTCATCCTAGAAGGAATGGTGGAAGCTACAGGTAAGGCGTGTTCCGTGCTGGGCTATCTGTGGGATCCATGCTTATTTTAAACTGGACCTCACATTCTTGTTTACAACAAAATACGGAAAACTGAACATCACTCACTACTGACACTGCCTCCTTAGTCATGAACTAGGATGCCACTGGTCCTGTAGCCTTAAGTATATCCACCAAGAAGTCTAACCATTTAGAAGAAGAAGTCTAACCATTTTCAAAgtcctttggaaaataaattgataaactttttttaaaaaaacacctcttaatatagtttaaattttgaagtatttacttaaattaaaatttgaccTGTCTCTAAAGCACTTTTTaggcagtttttaaaacattgtttaatttaaatacttGAGGTTATTTATTGCCAAGCCAGGGGGAAGAAGTTAAGCCTTTCAGAGGAAGCCTGacaaattgttttaataaaaatgcaatttctcCCCTTTTTTGGAAGCTATTTGCAAGAAAAACCCATAGCATTGGTTTTCCTTTTATATCAAGTGAGCGTGTGGTGTCTTACCATAATCTACCCACTAAACCCCCAGTAGACAAGATAACACAGACCCAGCATATAACtcaagcaagaaaggaaaaaaaatgagatcccCTTCTCATAACGCTATCGATGCTTCTGCTATGGAGAGCTAACCATTGGAGTGTTTTAACAAAGATGGTCTGTTCTCCAAAATAGAGAAATGATCTGTTTTTAATGACATCTTCACTCATGTCTTAACTTCACACGTGTTACGCATCCCAACAGCAAAGCAGGTTCTGCCCATATTTATCTGCAACTTTCCACAAAATAGAGCCATAAACTCTGACTGAAGCTAACGATAGTGCCCCACAGGGAAAGAATGAGCTAGAACACCAGTCCACGCACTGCTTTACTGTTCTTCTGAGTTACCAATATTGGCCTCAGAATCCTCTTTAGTTATATGACCTGCCTTCTGTGCTCTGAGGTCTTCAACTGGAGGCTCAGGGTTGGTTTACATAATCTGAAAATGCACGGCCACCAGCTGGACCCCACGTTCTTCATCCACTCATCACCTGGATCTCAGTCATCCATCAAAGGAAAgtcattgtttccatgtctctgcCCCCCTGGACCCAACTGGCAAGGTCATTACCCCTAACAAATTTCTCTCATGGTGGTAAAAACCTTTgcaataagtttttttaaatgcaacaaACAATGAAAATGTGAGTAGAAAGCTTTGCATGGAGCTCAGTGATATGAGTGTGCTCCTTTGCCTAAAAccaaaagaacatggaaaataaaataattactgtgAAGTTCTAAAATAGTGCTGCATACGTGAACGGAGCTATATGCACCCTGAACCTGACTGTGGGGTGCACTTGTGATGCGATAAgtgtgtgggaggaggaaggagaggagaggaggcccaGCGGGGGTAAAAAAATGAATCACACAGGGAGCTCTGTCATTTTCCCACTGACCAGAAATTTCTCCCGCCTCGGCTGAGCACAGGGACTCTGGATCCCCCTAGTGGTGGCCACTGAGGTACAGCCTCTGGCAGCATAAACTGACCACTGGTGACGCGGTTTTATTATTCAATTCCTCACTACAAACTCTCCCGATAGGACAGGAAGGAGGGCAGTGGACAAGCCTTGTTATCTCCCATCTCTGAGCACAAGAAGCAAAAGCCACTGGAGATGTGCCCTCTGGTTACTGGTGCTAATCTGAGCTTCAAACTGCAAAGCTGTCCCAGTCttgaaaaaatagacaaatccaaaATCAGCGAATTTTCTTTGCGATGTCCCTAAGTCGGAATCCTCCCTAGGAGAGACCCTGTCTCTCTGATGACAGCTTGTAATGAGTGAGGCTTTCCGATGAGAGGAGCATCATTTTGTTGGTAATTAACAGTGATACTTGCCTCTGAGCATTCAGTGGCCTTTCTACTGCTTTCTTAGAGAAAACTGGGAATTTGCCAGCAAAGAGAATCAAAACACCCCTATTCCTGGGAAAAGGCAACCACTGttaactttcttaaaataataattttctgcaaagtggagagaggagggctcTAGAAAGTTCTGTGTTCGTCTAGAAGCTGGACACGTCTTGATACTTTCCTGAAAGGATTCATACAGTTCAGTCTTTCTAGCACGTTTGGTCTCTTGAACTTCAGGGGGAggatttttcctttgtgaataaAAAGCATAGTTGGGATTTACAGGAATTAAGCAGACCCTTGGAGGGGGAAATGCTTCAGTGAATTaaagtcacaggaaaaaaaataaatgtggacCAAATGCACactgagaaaagcaaatttaCCAGGACCTAATTATTCATCACAGGGCTAGATGGGAAATCAGAAGCCATGAAAACAGCAAGCCGACCCAAAACGACTTGTTTTACTCATCACTTCTTTCAAAAATGTCGTGGTTGACCTTAAATAACTCTCACTGATCTCAATTAGGGGACCTCTTTCAAGGATGAGCCCCTCACCGCCACCCCTGCAATGCCATCTTCCTGACACACACATCGTGAGCACACGATGACTCTGACATGTTTTCTGGAGACCCGAGATCTCGTGCGGCAGGCTGACCGTGCGGGTCCTGCAGCCTGCTGGGCTCTCAGGCCCCGCACTGGCCAGCAGGGCGACACATCATATTCCAGCCCCAGCTGTGCCTAGCCATGTTACTCAGGGTCAGGTGCATCTTTAGAAAAATGcatgtaagctccttgaaggccaGATGTGAGTCTTGCCCACCTTTGATGTCCTGAGGCTCCTGGTCCCAGTCCTTCACTCCATAGGTTCTCTGGCCTCATAAAAGAGAGACCCACACCCACAAAAGACAGCTGTCTTGATGGACAGCT
This region includes:
- the KCNJ6 gene encoding G protein-activated inward rectifier potassium channel 2; amino-acid sequence: MTAMAKLTESMTNVLEGDSMDQDVESPVTIHQPKLPKQARDDLPRHISRDRTKRKIQRYVRKDGKCNVHHGNVRETYRYLTDIFTTLVDLKWRFNLLIFVMVYTVTWLFFGMIWWLIAYIRGDMDHIEDPSWTPCVTNLNGFVSAFLFSIETETTIGYGYRVITDKCPEGIILLLIQSVLGSIVNAFMVGCMFVKISQPKKRAETLVFSTHAVISMRDGKLCLMFRVGDLRNSHIVEASIRAKLIKSKQTSEGEFIPLNQTDINVGYYTGDDRLFLVSPLIISHEINQQSPFWEISKAQLPKEELEIVVILEGMVEATGMTCQARSSYITSEILWGYRFTPVLTLEDGFYEVDYNSFHETYETSTPSLSAKELAELASRAELPLSWSVSSKLNQHAELETEEEEKNPEEQTERNGDVANLENESKV